DNA sequence from the Rhizoctonia solani chromosome 14, complete sequence genome:
AGCAGACTTGCAGCAAAAATTGAGAAAGAGGGCAGCACAGGAAGGTAAGCCAGTTAGTTTACTGAGCTCTGGCCTCATTTATATACTtgcatatgcatacaagAAGAGGAGATGGACATTGATACAAACAGCAATATGGGCAATAATGGCCCAGAGAATGGAGATCACCCTGGTCAAGGAGCAGGTATTGCTGCTACCCTAGGTAGTAAGCCAGCAATTGACCTTACAGCTTCTGCTATGCCAACAGTGCCTTCAGCAGCTGCACCTGTCTCTGCCTCTGCTGGGAATACAAactcagtgcatatccagtTTGACTGGAACTCCTCACTCTCTCACATAAACACTGTCATGAATAGCCTGTCCCTTCCATTACAGTAGGCTTGTTATACTCACAATTAGAATTAAGCAACTTACCAAATCAATAGAACAATGTCCAGTTTGCTGCAACAGCAGTTCATGTAGCCTCCAAACAGTTTGACAAGGATCAATCATCAAGCAGCTCCAATGAGGATACCAACACCCCACCAACAAAACAACAGAGACAAAATTGCAAAAGTAGCATGCCAAGGGCTTGTGTGAGTGGTAGACCTCTGAGTTCCAAAGTTTCAAGTACTCACAGGGAATGTTCCATGTATAGAATCCCAATGGGAACGCTATCAAGCCTGCAGCAGTAAGTGTTAGTAACTGGTCTGTTCAGCTTTGCTAACCCCGCCTTAAGCCTTCCAGTGCTACAACTTCAAAGGGTCAAAACACCAAGTTGCGTCCAACAGAACCAGGTCTTTTGGGGTCAACTACAAAGGTTTGTGTTTGATCTGACCCTCTATATATAAGTATACTGGGATTAATTTCTATTTAGGCAAGTAAGACTCAGGCAGCACCAATGAGAAGAGCGCCAAAGAGTTCAAGGTCAAACAAGAAGTAGTTTTCAGTATCCTTACGCCTTTCATGATTTGCAAACTCCACTGTACTTGTATTTCAGATTTATGTTGGATTGAACTGTAATATACAACTAAGTACCCAGCCAAGGAATGTGTGCAAACAAAGTGAGACACCTGTGCTATGAGTGCGTTTTTCCTGCTTCTCAGAAGCAGAATAACCGTAATATGTGTGTGGCACTTGAGATCCAATGCTCACAGAAGCGGCAGAAAGTGGAATAACCAAGCCTATTACTTGGAATCTTTGCCAACTACACGGTAAATCCACGTATAGTCCTGGATAAAACCACTATTATTCCCACTTCCTGCAAGCGGGTTCACATGGCACAACAGCTTCCAGACCGCAAGTTACCCACTGTACACTCCTAGAAGAATCCAGTACAGAGACTGGGGACTATTCTCTCAGTGCAGGGCGGTACTTGTATACTCTTTGTGGACAACTGTTGGATTGGACAAACAACAAGGCAAATACATGTACGTCCAGTCCATTGAGTTCCAAAGGTGAACTCTGGACCTCATCAATAATTCTAATGGGGGATCCCCAAAACACCTACCAAATATAGGGTATTTCAGTGATCTGGATGATCATCAGGTACCAATAACCCGGCAACGTCCCTCGGAGGTCATTGAAGCACACATACCGCACCATAGCCACGCACCGTGGCGCAATTCAATCACCCGGTCTTGTCGTGTAAGGTTGAGATTGCAATCTAGCGCCATTTTATGGCGTTATGGTCCAGTATCATGTAGTAACACCATTGCGCGATCTTTCGAATCTTACGTACCGAAGGAGCCTTTCGCCGAGAGCCGACAAAGATCATCAACGATACGAGTGAATGAGAGCAAAAATTGATGCCCAAGGTGCGCCCAGTCATCTCTCATTTGAAATTAGCACGCATATAAAATAACAGGAGATGGCCCTGTTGGCAGTATCCTCGGACATACTCTCACTCACTCACAATGTCTTCCGATAGTAAATTCCAGCTGCCCCCTGGCGACTATGCCATTGTCAACCGTGTGAATGCCTCTGATGGAAAGCGGCTAGCTTTGACCTTTAATGGCGACGGCAAGAACGTGACTGTCACCCCATTCGATTCTTCGTCGGTCAATCAACAGGCAAGTGCTATTATTTAAACTTTCCGTGTACTGTGGTGCCCAGTACTTACTTGGAATATAGTGGACTATTGAAAACTACAAGTACGATGAAGTTCGTGCTACAAGCTTGCAGCACGTCAAGCCCAAGAGCAACACAAAGCTCGAAGCTTCACTGGGCCCAGCTGTCAATGTCCGCCCCGTTGGAAACTACGTCTTTGGTATTACTCAAGACGGCTCCGGGTGGAGGTAAGTTCGACTCAAGAGCGTTCAGCCTATCTGTTAACCGTTTTCTAACAACCCACCAGCATCAAAGACGGAGACAAGAAGACCTCGTGGAGCATTCACGTCGCCGCATCGGGCTCCGAGGTAAGTCCCCCTTGGCGTACTTTTATGTTCCTGTAAAGTCCCTAACGCAATATGGTTCCTATATTTAGGTAGTTCCTCTTTCGGAGTCTACAGGCGAGAAACAGCGCTGGGTCATCGTCAAGGCTGGCACATCCCTCGGTTGAGAGGGTGTATAATTGCCCGATTTGAACCGTTATGGATTTGGCGTGCACTCGGACCATGTGCCCCAGCTATCTTGATACATGTAGCATAAAACCTGACGGTGGAGTGAAGTGACTCTATGAATACATATTGAATGAATGTTTGAATACCGTGCGCATATACATTATATAAATCTGGACTGAGTCTTGGCTCGGATCAGAGTACCAGTCTCCAAAAGGAAGCACACAAATTGGTTGAAGATACAAAGCAACCCGCAAGATGGGCTACACCTTGATTTTCCCGATTAATCTCGGACTCTGATAATGACTACAATAGCCCACCTAACTATCACGTAACTCAAATAGCGTTCATAGATTAAAACAACAGCCGCTACGGTATACAAGTACACGACTCATCTAATCGAACTTCTCCACCTCGATCTCGTCATCCCACCTAACAATTGACGTATTCGTCCCTTCTGGATACCCAAACAAGACTCCGATGAGAAGTAAAACGTGTGCGGCCAATAACAGTCCAGAGGAAAGATCAGTCGAGGGATAAGTGTTCCATGCGTATTCGATTATGCCTAAAATCATGATTCTACGGCGCATATACTGGGTCAGAGTCTATCAT
Encoded proteins:
- a CDS encoding U6 snRNA-associated Sm-like protein LSm7 — encoded protein: MSSDSKFQLPPGDYAIVNRVNASDGKRLALTFNGDGKNVTVTPFDSSSWTIENYKYDEVRATSLQHVKPKSNTKLEASLGPAVNVRPVGNYVFGITQDGSGWSIKDGDKKTSWSIHVAASGSEVVPLSESTGEKQRWVIVKAGTSLG